Proteins from a genomic interval of Trichoderma breve strain T069 chromosome 2, whole genome shotgun sequence:
- a CDS encoding elongation factor tu GTP binding domain-containing protein, giving the protein MHCSSPSTKPATFSDVMSLPWWGSNFHNLHHKASETSTVAFNSKTRISYRLADRETPRLTVDDSRATPPSDEKDTTLATMSNLNSWEDDPAAQDENLAQQAQQQLNMNPAAGGFRPGAASFQPTAQTFQPGQGFGGGYAQQYQQQQYYGQQQGYYPQYGGQQQGFDQYNQYQNYGGGYGQGYNQNQNYGQQGYQQYGQQQGQRNQQQQQQQPAAQAPQNNATQAAPVKSLPVEKPAPAASAPKPVVSNEGGAKVLSIGGDVKPKAKVLSIGSTGSPSAAAPAKDDAKTEPSNEPDAGKKVSAAKAIEKTGEKAGKAAGSGKSSGRTSPDPSSGRSSPTAAEKKAQREVDAVLKAQSADVDEDTLKEIYGKEHVNIIFIGHVDAGKSTLGGSILWTTGMVDERTMDKYKKEAKDLGRESWYLSWVMDLTKEERTKGKTVEVGRGFFETEKRRYSILDAPGHKTYVPSMIGGASQADVGILVISARKGEYETGFERGGQTREHAMLAKTQGVNKLIVAINKMDDPTVEWSEERYKECTTKLQQFLKGTGYNLKTDVYFIPVAAQMSLNIKDRLPAGVAPWWKGPSLLEYLDGMQALERKVNAPFMMPINAKYRDLGTMVDGKIEAGVVKKGMSLIMMPRKQAVETAAIYGEQEEEQPILQCGDQVRLRLKGVEEEDILPGFVLCSPKRLVHCVTEFEAQIRVLELKSILTSGFNCVLHVHAAIEEVTFAALLHKLQKGTNRKSKVPPTHAKKGDSIIARLQVTGGAGMVCVEKFEDYPQMGRFTLRDQGQTIAIGKITRLITSEDQ; this is encoded by the exons ATGCACTGTAGCAGCCCCTCCACAAAGCCTGCCACCTTTAGCGATGTCATGTCGCTGCCTTGGTGGGGCTCGAATTTTCACAACCTGCACCATAAAGCCAGCGAGACGTCGACCGTCGCTTTCAACTCCAAGACCCGA ATCTCTTACCGGTTGGCAGACAGAGAAACCCCTCGTTTGACCGTCGACGACTCTCGAGCAACCCCTCCAAGCGACGAGAAAGATACTACACTCGCCACCATGTCGAACCTCAACTCTTGGGAGGACGATCCTGCTGCCCAGGACGAGAACCTCGCCcagcaggctcagcagcagctcaacatgAACCCGGCCGCCGGTGGCTTCCGACCTGGTGCTGCCTCGTTCCAGCCCACCGCTCAGACCTTCCAGCCCGGCCAGGGTTTTGGCGGCGGATATGCGCAGCaataccagcagcagcaatattATGGGCAACAACAGGGATACTACCCGCAGTATGGTGGCCAACAACAAGGATTTGATCAGTACAACCAGTATCAAAACTACGGCGGCGGTTACGGCCAGGGCTacaaccagaaccagaactACG GTCAACAAGGATATCAGCAATATGGTCAACAGCAGGGCCAGagaaaccagcagcagcagcaacagcagcccgCTGCCCAAGCCCCTCAGAACAATGCCACCCAAGCTGCTCCTGTGAAGTCGCTCCCCGTCGAGAAGCCCGCCCCAGCTGCCAGCGCACCGAAGCCCGTCGTTTCCAACGAAGGAGGTGCCAAGGTACTCAGCATTGGAGGTGATGTAAAGCCCAAGGCTAAAGTGCTGTCGATTGGTTCCACCGGCTCCCCCTCTGCCGCTGCCCCGGCCAAGGACGACGCCAAGACTGAGCCATCCAACGAGCCAGACGCGGGCAAGAAGGTTTCCGCAGCCAAGGCTATCGAGAAGACAGGTGAAAAGGCTGGAAAGGCTGCAGGTAGCGGCAAGTCGTCTGGAAGGACATCTCCGGACCCATCCTCTGGTCGGTCCAGCCCAActgcagcagagaagaaggcccaGCGTGAAGTTGATGCGGTTCTGAAGGCACAGTCGGCCGATGTAGACGAAGATACCCTCAAGGAAATTTACGGCAAGGAACACGTCAACATCATTTTCATCGGTCACGTTGATGCAGGCAAGTCCACACTGGGTGGTTCCATCCTATGGACCACCGGCATGGTCGATGAGCGTACCATGGACAAGTATAAGAAGGAGGCAAAGGACTTGGGTCGTGAATCGTGGTACCTCTCTTGGGTCATGGACTTGACCAAGGAGGAACGAACCAAGGGCAAGACTGTCGAGGTCGGGCGTGGCTTCTTTGAGACTGAGAAGCGACGCTACAGTATTCTGGATGCCCCCGGTCACAAGACATATGTTCCCAGTATGATTGGAGGTGCTTCACAGGCCGATGTAGGTATCCTCGTCATCTCAGCGCGAAAGGGCGAGTATGAGACTGGTTTCGAAAGAGGAGGACAAACACGTGAGCACGCCATGCTCGCCAAGACCCAGGGTGTCAACAAGCTCATCGTAGCGATCAACAAGATGGACGACCCGACAGTGGAGTGGTCTGAGGAGCGTTACAAGGAGTGTACGACCAAGCTGCAGCAATTCTTGAAGGGCACGGGCTACAACCTCAAGACGGATGTCTACTTTATCCCTGTGGCTGCCCAGATGTCACTGAACATCAAGGATCGACTCCCCGCGGGCGTCGCTCCTTGGTGGAAGGGTCCCTCACTACTGGAATATCTCGACGGCATGCAGGCTCTGGAGCGCAAGGTCAACGCGCCATTCATGATGCCCATCAACGCCAAGTACCGAGATCTGGGTACCATGGTTGACGGCAAGATTGAGGCTGGTGTGGTGAAGAAGGGCATGTCACTGATTATGATGCCCCGGAAGCAGGCTGTGGAAACCGCTGCCATCTACggagagcaagaagaggagcagccTATTCTGCAGTGCGGTGACCAGGTGCGTCTGCGTCTCAAgggtgttgaagaagaagacatcCTGCCCGGATTCGTGCTCTGCTCGCCAAAGCGACTGGTGCACTGCGTTACCGAGTTCGAGGCACAGATCCGAGTCTTGGAGCTAAAGAGCATCCTCACGTCGGGATTCAACTGCGTGCTGCACGTCCACGCCGCCATTGAAGAGGTTACCTTTGCGGCTCTGCTGCACAAGCTGCAGAAGGGCACCAACCGCAAGAGCAAGGTGCCACCCACACACGCCAAGAAGGGCGACAGCATTATTGCCAGACTCCAGGTGACTGGAGGCGCTGGTATGGTTTGCGTCGAGAAATTCGAGGACTACCCCCAGATGGGTCGTTTCACCCTCCGAGACCAG GGACAAAccattgccattggcaagattACAAGACTCATTACTAGTGAGGACCAGTAA
- a CDS encoding methyltransferase domain-containing protein has product MPNLPDNIAPIRELLIRYSKIPADEIEPHLIRIREAAWASSRMPFIGRWKFLIIHDANDSRYQQALFRLRLSQSRDALLDLGCGLGQALRQFRDDGVDGSRLFGLDSSSHMISSGYDLFQDRNSLGAHFTVGDLTDPDDLSLEELNGQVSIIHAGSFFHLFSWKQQLYIGKRLVDFLQPGIRNAFIYGRHAGVTTAREVEKNDSSPYLHNQESFQRLWDEN; this is encoded by the exons ATGCCTAATCTTCCGGATAACATAGCGCCGATCCGGGAGTTGCTCATCCGGTATAGCAAAATCCCAGCCGACGAGATTGAGCCTCATCTTATCAGGATT CGAGAAGCGGCTTGGGCGAGTTCGCGAATGCCCTTTATTGGGCGATGGAAGTTCTTAATAATACACGATGCCAACGACTCTCGCTATCAACAGGCTCTTTTCCGCCTCAGACTATCTCAATCTCGGGACGCCCTCCTAGACCTGGGCTGCGGGCTTGGACAAGCTCTTCGCCAATTTCGAGAcgacggcgttgatggaTCACGGTTATTCGGGCTCGACTCAAGTTCTCACATGATTTCATCTGGCTATGATCTCTTCCAAGATAGGAACAGCCTGGGCGCCCATTTTACCGTGGGAGACTTGACCGATCCCGACGATTTAAGCTTAGAGGAGCTCAACGGTCAGGTCAGCATCATCCACGCCGgaagcttcttccacctATTTAGCTGGAAACAGCAGTTGTACATCGGTAAACGACTCGTCGACTTTCTGCAGCCCGGAATACGCAACGCATTTATATACGGCCGCCATGCAGGCGTTACCACCGCTCGCGAGGTTGAGAAGAACGATTCCTCGCCCTATCTTCACAACCAGGAAAGCTTCCAACGTCTCTGGGACGAG AAttga
- a CDS encoding casein kinase II regulatory subunit domain-containing protein yields MSTSSGTPESWISSFCALPGHEYFAEVSEEFIEDDFNLTGLQTQVAMYKEALEMILDVEPEDDDEEEEDEEDDDENESGLEEPDRAGVRHGAERRHHSRMASDLSVIESSAEMLYGLIHQRFICSRVGIQQMSEKYEFGHFGCCPRTHCEQARTLPVGLSDIPGEDTVKLFCPSCLDVYVPPNSRFQTVDGAFFGRTFGALFLLTFPEYDLTKRGADVLSSTNSKVPDDETILNGMYAKNIAPGLGGAHIYEPKIYGFKVSERARSGPRMQWLRDRPETITELDEARLYHEQNPDSEEEDEESMAVNGRALVRRRPPGNARLRQRQNHSGSPMALSANGAESEL; encoded by the exons ATGTCGACCTCTTCGGGGACGCCCGAGTCCTGGATCTCGAGCTTTTGCGCTCTGCCGGGGCACGAGTACTTTGCTGAGGTATCCGAGGAGTTTATCGAGGATGACTTCAACTTGACGGGCCTGCAGACGCAAGTTGCCATGTACAAAGAGGCCCTCGAG ATGATTCTCGATGTCGAgccagaggatgatgatgaggaagaagaagacgaggaggatgacgacgaaaacGAATCTGGTTTGGAGGAGCCCGACCGTGCAGGCGTGCGACACGGCGCAGAGCGGAGGCATCATAGCAGGATGGCCAGCGACCTGTCCGTCATCGAGTCTTCCGCGGAGATGCTCTACGGCCTCATCCACCAGCGCTTCATCTGCTCCCGAGTGGGCATCCAGCAGATGAGCGAGAAGTACGAGTTTGGCCATTTCGGCTGCTGCCCGCGAACGCACTGCGAGCAGGCACGCACCTTGCCTGTTGGCCTGTCCGACATTCCCGGTGAAGACACAGTCAAGCTCTTCTGCCCATCCTGCCTCGACGTATATGTCCCCCCTAATAGCCGGTTCCAGACTGTGGACGGTGCCTTCTTCGGCCGTACATTTGGagccctcttcctcctcacaTTCCCCGAATACGATCTCACCAAACGCGGCGCCGACGTGCTGTCAAGCACAAACTCTAAAGTGCCTGACGATGAGACCATTCTCAACGGCATGTACGCAAAGAACATTGCGCCAGGTCTTGGCGGTGCTCATATTTATGAGCCCAAAATCTACGGCTTCAAGGTCTCAGAGCGCGCACGGTCAGGCCCTCGGATGCAGTGGCTGCGAGACCGACCCGAGACCATCACCGAGTTGGATGAGGCACGACTCTACCACGAGCAAAACCCCGAttccgaggaggaggacgaagagtcCATGGCTGTCAACGGCCGGGCACTGGTCCGCCGACGACCACCGGGTAACGCTCGCCTTCGCCAGCGACAGAATCACAGCGGTAGCCCCATGGCTCTGTCCGCCAACGGTGCCGAGTCTGAGCTGTAG
- a CDS encoding ubiquitin carboxyl-terminal hydrolase domain-containing protein produces MDGDWDEVARVPFPPPGVHALPTQVTTMTFDTTQELLWAGNDYGRVTSFLSSELQQHTSFKAHSATDGPVRQILVNSKGVIVLGSKDVHMANRRGPPIWHLRHDDMKDLRCMSFTSKGTAEIIAAGLQDSMFVIDLIKGEVVKQVRTEHQYSIMKRGRYICAATRNGSVDLLDPVTFAVVKTWNAHSALINDMDAQHDFIVTCGYSLRQGQNYMLDPFLNVFDIRKMASMPPIPFPAGAAYVRMHPRMLTTSIVVSQSGQMHVVDLMNPNTSNVRQANVLSYLSMFEIAPSGEAMALTDAECLIHLWGSPSKLHFVDLPAPVEFATPEEAIHQLDWTPESPLNSVGLPYYRQVLASSWPELPSDVGAPPVKFDTQFLASLKPTDFALYGRNMRGLRRNQLEDTRSVHKSANSGLKAPKFLSEKARDLAKSESSNAGDKTDELSNSLAEMEVGSRKSDLPMMYRNVEIKYSKFGVDDFDFGYYNQTRHSGLEIHISNSYANSLLQIMHFTPLLRNLALQHAATACVSEACLLCELGYLFDMLQKAEGSICQATNMLKALSNQPQAAPLGLLEEDTHSSSLNVMLQGLTRFLLEKIAGDYKTMAPNSPAMDKALATSATSTIRCFSCRSEYTRPGSTFVNDLLYPPIKTPGRNNKAPRITFSQILKSSVERETTSKGWCGRCQRYQTIATRKTIHSVPDVLMLNTAITGSDHRMLWSTPGWLPEEIGIIVEQGLFFCYEGEDLKLHLQRGIHNITVYSLIGMAINIESGQTQKPHLVAMVNVGHAEAEAPSQSQWHLFNDFLVCPVSTEEALTFNTSWKVPSVVAFQVKKANNKIDNGWKNTIDTSILYQDFNPSSRSESKTYKLLDPATERPGPSTIVALDTEFVAVRQPEIEMNSDGERETIRPIVYALARASVVRGQGEHEGVPFIDDYISISEPIVDYLTSYSGITEDDLNPRTTKHSLLPHKVVYKKLWILLNLGCKFLGHGLKQDFRVINIHVPKAQIIDTIDRFYLKSRLRKLSLAFLAWYLLKEDIQLETHDSIEDSRTALKLYKKYLEFEDAGILEAMLQDIYRAGRDVNFKPPRKDGIDAPRSETPPPLPAPETGSAPTPTPPPSTPARVRGFGSGGWTPGKASPMR; encoded by the exons ATGGACGGAGACTGGGATGAG GTCGCCCGGGTGCCATTCCCGCCACCGGGCGTGCATGCGCTGCCAACACAAGTCACGACAATGACCTTTGATACCACCCAAGAGCTTCTATGGGCCGGCAACGACTAT GGTCGAGTCACTTCCTTTCTAAGCTCCGAGCTTCAACAACATACTTCATTCAAGGCGCATTCGGCCACGGACGGACCGGTTCGGCAGATTCTCGTAAACAGCAAAGGCGTGATAGTATTGGGCTCCAAAGATGTACATATGGCGAACAGGAGAGGGCCCCCCATCTGGCATCTCAGACACGACGATATGAAGGACCTAAGATGCATGAGCTTTACCTCAAAGGGAACCGCAGAAATCATTGCTGCTGGTCTCCAAGACAGCATGTTTGTTATCGATCTCATTAAGGGAGAAGTCGTCAAACAAGTCCGAACGGAGCATCAGTACTCAATTATGAAACGTGGGCGCTACATTTGCGCGGCGACGAGGAACGGATCGGTCGACCTCTTGGATCCTGTTACCTTTGCAGTTGTCAAGACCTGGAATGCTCATTCCGCGTTAATCAATGACATGGATGCTCAGCATGACTTCATTGTTACATGCGGCTACTCGCTGCGCCAGGGACAGAATTATATGCTGGATCCCTTCCTCAACGTCTTTGATATCAGAAAGATGGCGTCAATGCCGCCGATACCCTTCCCTGCCGGCGCGGCATACGTACGCATGCACCCGCGTATGCTCACAACTAGCATCGTGGTCTCTCAAAGCGGCCAGATGCATGTTGTGGATCTCATGAACCCTAACACAAGCAATGTGCGGCAAGCCAACGTGCTTAGCTACCTCAGCATGTTCGAGATTGCTCCCTCCGGCGAGGCCATGGCCCTCACTGACGCAGAATGCTTGATCCATCTGTGGGGATCGCCATCCAAACTGCATTTCGTCGATCTGCCTGCTCCTGTTGAATTTGCTACCCCCGAGGAGGCGATTCACCAGCTGGATTGGACACCTGAAAG TCCTCTGAACTCAGTCGGCCTACCATACTATCGACAAGTCcttgcctcttcttggccagaaTTACCATCGGATGTTGGAGCTCCTCCAGTCAAGTTTGATACACAGTTCCTCGCGAGCCTTAAGCCTACCGATTTTGCACTCTATGGCCGGAATATGCGAGGCCTTCGGAGGAACCAACTCGAAGACACTCGCAGCGTACACAAATCCGCCAACTCTGGTCTCAAGGCGCCAAAGTTTCTTAGTGAAAAAGCCCGAGATCTTGCCAAATCGGAATCATCCAATGCCGGAGATAAGACAGACGAGCTCTCGAATTCTCTTGCAGAGATGGAAGTTGGCAGTAGAAAATCAGATTTGCCCATGATGTACAGAAATGTCGAGATCAAGTACAGCAAATTTGGTGTGGATGATTTCGATTTTGGATACTATAATCAAACACGACACTCAGGTCTTGAGATTCATATATCAAACTCATACGCAAATTCGCTTCTTCAAATTATGCACTTTACGCCGTTACTGCGAAACCTGGCCTTACAACATGCAGCTACCGCCTGTGTGAGCGAGGCCTGTCTTCTGTGCGAGCTGGGCTACCTCTTTGATATGCTTCAGAAAGCAGAGGGATCAATCTGCCAAGCCACCAACATGCTAAAGGCTCTTAGCAACCAACCTCAAGCTGCACCACTGGGCCTGTTAGAAGAAGATACTCATTCATCATCCCTGAACGTAATGTTGCAGGGACTTACACGATTCCTCCTGGAGAAAATTGCTGGTGACTATAAGACGATGGCCCCGAATTCCCCTGCAATGGATAAAGCTTTGGCAACCTCGGCAACAAGCACCATCAGATGTTTCAGCTGCAGGAGCGAATATACCCGACCTGGATCGACCTTTGTAAATGACTTGCTTTATCCACCTATT AAAACCCCTGGGCGAAATAATAAAGCGCCACGCATCACTTTCTCACAAATTCTTAAGAGCAGtgttgagagagaaacaaCATCAAAGGGGTGGTGTGGGAGATGCCAACGATACCAGACCATTGCGACTAGAAAGACCATTCACAGTGTTCCAGACGTCTTAATGCTTAATACCGCAATTACCGGCTCGGATCACCGAATGCTTTGGTCCACACCTGGCTGGCTGCCGGAAGAGATTGGCATTATTGTCGAGCAaggccttttcttttgctaCGAAGGAGAAGACCTGAAGCTTCACCTCCAGCGTGGCATTCATAACATCACAGTTTACTCATTAATCGGAATGGCTATCAATATTGAGAGCGGCCAGACTCAAAAGCCACATCTCGTCGCCATGGTAAATG TTGGTCATgcggaagcagaagctcctAGCCAGAGCCAATGGCACTTATTCAATGACTTCTTGGTGTGCCCTGTCAGTACAGAAGAAGCTCTTACCTTTAACACTTCCTGGAAAGTCCCTTCGGTTGTTGCATTCCAGGTCAAGAAGGCAAATAACAAGATCGATAATGGATGGAAAAACACCATCGATACATCGATTTTGTACCAGGACTTCAA TCCTAGTTCTCGCTCTGAAAGCAAAACGTATAAGCTCCTCGATCCTGCAACGGAGCGGCCCGGGCCGTCAACCATTGTGGCACTGGATACCGAATTCGTTGCTGTGCGACAGCCAGAGATCGAGATGAACTCGgatggcgagagagagaccATCCGCCCCATAGTGTACGCACTCGCCCGTGCCTCTGTTGTCCGAGGCCAGGGTGAACACGAAGGGGTTCCCTTTATAGATGATTACATTTCCATCTCAGAACCCATTGTTGACTACTTGACGTCATATTCGGGCATCACTGAAGACGATCTGAACCCTCGTACTACGAAACATAGTCTTCTGCCCCACAAAGTGGTGTATAAGAAGCTTTGGATATTGCTCAACTTGGGCTGCAAGTTTTTGGGGCATGGACTCAAACAGGACTTCCGagtcatcaacatccatgTCCCCAAGGCACAGATCATCGACACAATAGACCGGTTCTACCTCAAGTCGCGCTTGCGAAAACTTTCGTTGGCCTTTTTGGCGTGGTACTTGCTCAAGGAAGACATCCAGCTGGAGACGCACGACTCCATTGAAGATTCTAGGACGGCCCTGAAACTCTACAAGAAGTACCTCGAGTTTGAAGATGCTGGCATTTTGGAGGCCATGCTGCAGGACATTTATCGTGCTGGCAGGGACGTCAACTTTAAGCCCCCTAGAAAGGATGGCATTGATGCTCCCAGGTCGGAAACTCCGCCTCCCTTGCCGGCACCGGAGACTGGGAGTGCTCCTACGCCTACTCCCCCGCCAAGTACGCCGGCTAGAGTCAGGGGCTTTGGCAGCGGAGGTTGGACGCCGGGTAAGGCATCGCCTATGAGGTGA
- a CDS encoding ranGTP-binding protein domain-containing protein, which produces MDEFLAAVGVQAMRYAIRSGIALTSSYAINQCSRLLKAVDDKNLHSELRILQKHLDSKIKVISPAINLVELKSGRGNVFLESALPLAKSLHKQIVSLGRRAEAAAAAQEHSQRPGVNSPNKETSKDALRKVIGDLKNLLSEIDRDIPLLQLAISASGESLSTSLPSGISPSRLLQIGPSFTLSVYMLFLGHAAVSSAPKDEHDRKPLWQEAIHKARVLLCRSACDPIIEQNDCDGQKYNASGSCGSLNYAYYLEIIEDLDDNRAHEELGPSQPHSGVPKAGIRELIPIYQFAKIFYTDTGRLLNIGDGTDGENNPVLLLKRDINATRLQRPEYAMHSAAYDTSDDDSKQEMDEYDQADVDQQLFGESQAKLSTSRSSKNAKDICATALPKHLDPEWIAFEVFEEDDEQSDTSSNLEVDAGLSDEVDGYSHSPTKTPPPRLRTAMDSNLVSQIKNLSIHRTSRDGLILSKSDSRVGQPSRDLTVDSASEAQDFVSRSPFGAITTSLSLIEMLIRLAGLQEFQQASHLSIPDHILTFFLEETSTTGLTGEAMWRARSETKQRVGFDPYTDTM; this is translated from the exons ATGGACGAATTCCTGGCAGCAGTTGGCGTACAGGCCATGAGATACGCTATACGATCTGGCATTGCCTTGACTTCCTCTTACGCCATCAACCAGTGCTCTCGTCTGCTCAAAGCAGTTGACGATAAGAATCTCCACTCCGAGTTGAGGATACTTCAGAAACACCTCGATAGTAAAATCAAA GTTATCTCTCCTGCCATTAACCTGGTAGAGCTCAA ATCTGGGCGAGGAAACGTCTTTCTCGAATCTGCGCTCCCTCTTGCAAAATCTCTCCATAAGCAGATTGTCTCGCTGGGCCGTCGTGcagaagccgccgccgctgctcaagAGCACAGCCAACGCCCAGGAGTTAATTCACCAAATAAAGAAACCAGCAAAGATGCGCTGAGAAAAGTAATTGGAGATTTGAAGAATCTTCTGAGCGAGATTGACCGAGACATCCCTCTACTGCAACTTGCCATATCGGCGTCTGGTGAAAGCCTGTCTACTTCTCTCCCTTCTGGAATATCTCCCTCTCGGCTGCTACAA ATTGGACCTTCATTCACGCTGTCTGTTTACATGCTATTCTTAGGGCATGCTGCGGTTTCGTCTGCGCCTAAAGATG AGCATGATAGAAAACCATTGTGGCAAGAAGCAATACACAAGGCGCGAGTGCTTTTATGCAGATCAGCATGCGACCCGATCATCGAGCAGAATGATTGTGATGGGCAAAAATACAATGCTTCCGGTTCTTGTGGAAGCTTAAATTATGCATATTATCTTGAAATCATTGAAGATTTAGATGACAATCGTGCTCATGAAGAGTTGGGCCCATCACAACCACACAGTGGCGTTCCAAAAGCTGGCATACGTGAGCTGATTCCTATCTATCAATTCGCCAAGATATTCTACACCGACACTGGCAGATTACTCAACATTGGAGACGGAACAGATGGAGAAAATAATCCAGTTCTGTTGCTGAAACGAGATATCAATGCGACTCGGCTGCAGAGACCAGAATATGCTATGCATAGCGCGGCATACGAcaccagtgatgatgacagcAAGCAAGAAATGGACGAATATGACCAAGCTGATGTAGACCAACAACTTTTCGGAGAGTCACAGGCAAAGTTATCTACTTCTAGAAGCTCTAAAAATGCTAAGGACATTTGCGCTACTGCTCTTCCCAAACATCTGGATCCCGAGTGGATAGCCTTTGAAgtttttgaagaagatgacgagcagAGCGATACAAGTTCAAACCTGGAGGTTGACGCAGGTCTATCagatgaagttgatggaTACAGCCATTCACCAACGaaaacgccgccgccgcggcttCGCACTGCCATGGACTCGAACCTGGTTTCCCAGATCAAGAATCTCTCCATTCACCGTACGTCACGCGATGGTCTCATTCTCAGCAAATCGGACAGTAGAGTTGGACAGCCATCGCGAGATTTGACAGTAGATTCAGCAAGTGAGGCGCAAGACTTTGTGTCGCGGTCACCGTTCGGGGCCATCACTACATCGCTCTCTTTGATTGAAATGCTTATTCGGCTAGCTGGCCTTCAAGAATTCCAACAAGCTTCCCATTTGTCTATCCCAGATCACATCTTGACGTTTTTCCTGGAAGAAACATCAACGACAGGATTGACTGGAGAGGCTATGTGGAGAGCCAGGAGTGAAACGAAGCAACGAGTAGGCTTTGATCCATATACTGACACTATGTAA